A genomic segment from Flavobacterium inviolabile encodes:
- a CDS encoding TolC family protein, producing MNKYLALCNFNTSGKHRNFASYFIDEIMHLNRLVYRNHIKSSFSGSISLISFLLFSVGTASAQHGSKLTLADALRVAKENNIAIQKQQLETQIAREEISEKKELRLPEVEFHSLYSRITDLTEFNSGFLQDKQVTKTIPEIYDVSASFRMPLYAGNRINNAVKKAGHESEIALLKAEKTENDVRLSIIASFLGIYKMMELQKIITQSIQEEQERLKEVKSFKAHGTVTKNEVLRAELQLSDRELNALTNQKNTAIALHNLKTLLQLPEDETIALDTMHIIAALPAAENYDHYLKGALHNEEMKIAQQEIAIGNLERKIVKANYYPTVSFFGNYSFKYPNYMFFPPNPYLYSLGQIGVEATFNLSGLYKNKTRMHIADKKVEVQKVTAALVKNEMSDKIFKEYTQYHEILDRLPVTDKALELAEENYRIVKLKYLNQLVLITEMIDADNTLLEARFKKIATRIDAAMKYYELLHTADMLHE from the coding sequence ATGAATAAATATTTGGCTTTATGTAATTTTAACACATCGGGAAAACACCGCAACTTTGCCTCATATTTTATTGATGAAATTATGCACCTTAACAGGTTGGTTTATCGAAACCACATAAAGAGCAGCTTTTCCGGAAGCATATCTTTAATTTCTTTTCTTCTATTTAGTGTTGGTACCGCAAGTGCACAACACGGCAGCAAGCTAACACTGGCAGACGCTTTGCGCGTAGCAAAAGAAAACAATATCGCGATTCAGAAACAGCAGCTTGAAACACAAATTGCCAGGGAAGAAATCAGTGAGAAAAAAGAACTGCGCCTGCCGGAAGTGGAATTTCATTCGTTATACTCCAGGATTACGGATCTGACGGAATTTAATAGCGGCTTCCTGCAGGATAAACAGGTTACGAAAACCATACCGGAAATTTACGATGTTTCTGCATCGTTCCGCATGCCGCTGTATGCCGGTAACAGAATCAATAATGCCGTAAAAAAAGCCGGACACGAATCGGAAATAGCATTGCTGAAAGCCGAAAAAACAGAGAATGACGTCAGATTAAGTATTATAGCCTCCTTTTTAGGAATCTATAAAATGATGGAATTACAAAAAATTATAACCCAAAGTATTCAGGAAGAGCAGGAGCGGTTAAAAGAAGTTAAGTCCTTTAAAGCCCACGGTACGGTGACTAAAAATGAAGTATTGCGCGCCGAATTGCAGTTATCGGACCGGGAACTTAACGCACTGACCAATCAGAAAAATACCGCGATTGCTCTTCATAATCTTAAAACCCTGTTGCAGTTACCGGAAGATGAAACCATCGCACTGGATACGATGCATATTATCGCTGCTTTGCCGGCTGCTGAAAATTATGATCATTACCTGAAAGGAGCGCTGCACAACGAAGAGATGAAAATCGCACAGCAGGAAATCGCCATCGGGAACCTTGAAAGAAAGATCGTAAAAGCAAATTATTATCCCACGGTCAGCTTTTTTGGAAACTACAGCTTTAAGTATCCCAACTATATGTTCTTTCCGCCCAATCCCTATTTGTACTCCCTCGGGCAGATAGGCGTTGAGGCGACTTTTAACCTGTCTGGCCTTTACAAGAATAAGACCCGGATGCATATCGCCGACAAAAAAGTTGAAGTACAGAAAGTAACGGCAGCACTCGTTAAAAACGAAATGTCCGATAAGATTTTTAAGGAGTACACCCAATACCATGAAATTCTGGACCGGCTTCCGGTGACCGATAAAGCACTCGAACTGGCGGAGGAAAATTATCGCATCGTAAAATTAAAATACCTGAACCAGCTGGTGCTGATCACCGAAATGATCGATGCGGATAATACCTTGCTGGAAGCAAGATTTAAAAAAATTGCTACAAGAATAGATGCGGCAATGAAATACTACGAATTGCTTCATACGGCAGATATGCTTCACGAATAA
- a CDS encoding DUF6252 family protein: protein MKKIFSLIVLMAAFSSCEEDVKFNNPSLQGEKNYNLWRASDAHATIGPDGSVTIEGITTDEEVILRTSSFENGVYALGTTNQNNRASFISTFDGEESVFTTGVFVGPASKITLQSGGTGYTAANSAHTSGGSGSGLQVRTTVAAGVITKVIITLRGTGYLPGDIVTVDGGDNTAKFKVENVYGSDGEIRIEKIEDGTMTGKFKFNAKNANDSIVTYQNGVFYRIPIY, encoded by the coding sequence ATGAAAAAAATATTTTCTCTGATAGTTCTTATGGCAGCTTTCTCTTCCTGTGAGGAAGATGTTAAGTTTAATAATCCGTCACTTCAGGGTGAAAAGAACTATAACTTATGGAGAGCTTCCGATGCACATGCAACTATCGGACCGGACGGTTCGGTAACTATCGAAGGAATTACGACAGATGAAGAGGTGATCTTAAGAACATCTTCTTTTGAAAACGGAGTTTATGCTTTGGGAACAACAAATCAAAATAACAGAGCTAGTTTTATCTCTACGTTTGATGGTGAAGAATCTGTATTTACAACAGGTGTTTTTGTAGGACCTGCCAGTAAAATAACACTGCAAAGCGGTGGAACAGGATATACAGCTGCCAATTCGGCACATACATCCGGTGGTTCCGGTTCCGGATTACAGGTTAGAACTACGGTTGCTGCCGGTGTGATCACTAAAGTAATCATCACTTTGAGAGGTACAGGATACCTTCCGGGAGATATTGTAACGGTTGATGGTGGTGACAATACCGCTAAATTCAAAGTTGAGAATGTTTATGGTAGCGATGGTGAAATCAGAATTGAAAAAATTGAAGACGGAACAATGACCGGTAAATTCAAGTTCAATGCAAAAAATGCTAACGACAGTATTGTAACCTATCAAAACGGGGTTTTCTACAGAATTCCGATTTACTAG
- a CDS encoding 30S ribosomal protein S16 has translation MSVKIRLQRHGKKGKPFYWIVAADARSKRDGKFLEKIGTYNPNTNPATIDLNLDSAVQWLHNGAQPTDTARAILSYKGALLKHHLDGGIRKGALTQEQADAKLAAWLEEKAVKVNAKKDGLSKVQADAKAKAFKAEQEVNAKRLAAAEEAAKAAEAATEEVVEEATEEAPAVEENNEETQA, from the coding sequence ATGTCAGTAAAAATTAGATTACAAAGACACGGTAAAAAAGGAAAACCTTTTTACTGGATCGTTGCGGCTGATGCCCGTTCAAAAAGAGATGGTAAATTCTTAGAGAAAATCGGAACTTACAATCCAAACACTAACCCTGCTACTATCGACTTAAACCTTGATAGCGCTGTACAATGGTTACACAATGGTGCTCAACCAACTGATACTGCAAGAGCAATCCTTTCTTACAAAGGTGCTTTATTGAAACACCACTTAGACGGAGGTATCCGTAAAGGTGCTTTAACACAAGAGCAAGCTGATGCTAAATTAGCTGCATGGTTAGAGGAGAAAGCAGTAAAAGTTAATGCTAAAAAAGACGGTTTAAGCAAAGTACAAGCTGATGCTAAAGCTAAAGCTTTCAAAGCAGAACAAGAAGTTAACGCTAAGCGTTTAGCTGCTGCTGAAGAAGCTGCTAAGGCTGCTGAAGCTGCAACTGAAGAAGTTGTTGAAGAGGCTACTGAAGAGGCTCCAGCTGTTGAAGAAAACAACGAAGAAACTCAAGCTTAA
- the rimM gene encoding ribosome maturation factor RimM (Essential for efficient processing of 16S rRNA) — protein sequence MRKEDCFYLGKIAKKFSFKGEVLAYLDTDEPEMYEDMESVFVEFNKNLVPFFIESSSLHKNDFLRIRFEDINSEEEADKLLGCELYLPLTMLPKLEGNKFYFHEVIGFDVEDSRLGVIGKIVSINDSTAQPLFEILNGETEILVPMIDNFIVKIDRENSKVVMNIPEGLVDLYLNS from the coding sequence ATGCGTAAAGAAGATTGTTTCTATTTAGGTAAAATCGCTAAAAAATTTAGTTTCAAAGGGGAAGTTCTGGCTTATTTAGACACGGACGAACCGGAGATGTATGAAGATATGGAATCGGTTTTTGTTGAATTCAACAAAAACCTGGTTCCATTTTTCATTGAAAGCAGTTCGCTGCACAAAAACGATTTCCTGCGTATCCGCTTTGAAGATATTAACAGCGAAGAAGAAGCAGACAAACTACTGGGCTGCGAATTATACCTTCCGTTAACCATGCTTCCGAAACTGGAAGGAAACAAGTTTTACTTTCATGAAGTAATCGGTTTTGATGTGGAAGACAGCCGTTTGGGCGTTATTGGTAAAATCGTATCGATCAATGACAGTACCGCACAGCCGCTTTTTGAAATTCTTAATGGCGAAACGGAGATTTTAGTACCAATGATTGATAATTTCATTGTTAAAATTGACCGTGAGAACAGTAAAGTAGTCATGAATATCCCTGAAGGTTTAGTCGATTTATATCTGAACAGCTAA
- a CDS encoding tRNA1(Val) (adenine(37)-N6)-methyltransferase yields the protein MFEFKQFKIEQDRCAMKVGTDGVLLGAWTPVEHHPFSILDIGAGTGLIALMLAQRSFAEQVDALEIDEEAYEQAVENFENSPWNDRLFCYHAALDEFVAEIEDEYDLIVSNPPFYTEDYYSQNEQRDTARFEDAMPFEDLVEAAAVLLSETGIFSVIIPFKEEERFIALAKDCDLHPFKITRVKGTPATAVKRSLIAFSRNPETTLSTDELVIEISRHNYTPEYTELTKAFYLKM from the coding sequence ATGTTCGAATTCAAGCAGTTCAAAATAGAACAGGACAGATGTGCTATGAAAGTAGGTACAGACGGTGTTTTATTAGGTGCCTGGACTCCCGTTGAACACCATCCTTTCAGCATACTCGATATTGGCGCCGGAACCGGCTTAATAGCTCTTATGCTCGCACAGCGTTCTTTTGCAGAACAGGTTGATGCCCTTGAAATTGATGAGGAAGCCTACGAACAGGCTGTTGAAAATTTTGAGAACAGTCCGTGGAACGATCGTTTATTCTGTTACCACGCTGCTTTGGATGAATTTGTTGCGGAAATTGAAGACGAATACGACTTGATTGTTTCCAATCCCCCTTTTTATACGGAAGATTATTATTCCCAGAACGAACAACGCGACACCGCTCGTTTTGAAGACGCAATGCCTTTTGAGGATCTCGTTGAAGCTGCCGCAGTGCTGCTTTCGGAAACCGGCATTTTTTCCGTAATCATTCCTTTTAAGGAAGAAGAACGTTTTATTGCCCTGGCAAAAGACTGCGACTTGCATCCTTTTAAAATTACCCGTGTTAAAGGCACACCGGCAACCGCTGTTAAACGAAGCCTGATTGCTTTTAGCAGAAATCCGGAAACAACCTTAAGCACAGACGAACTGGTTATTGAAATTTCCCGTCACAATTATACTCCGGAATACACCGAACTGACGAAAGCGTTTTACCTGAAAATGTAA